A stretch of Arcobacter sp. LA11 DNA encodes these proteins:
- a CDS encoding sensor histidine kinase codes for MKYKFKTRFFNNKKIARRFSLTFIFTGILGVLLLDKLIKIFFENNDITNQGPITFVILFMISTGIILYIMINHMQKVITKIEKSYNELKQKDKDRLAPYEFALDNSVDQIYWFTLDAKFVYVNQAACNILGYTKEEMLDMDLEDMDPNFDRNSAQVCMLEIKNTKNWRLETTQRKKDGTIIPIEVSGHGFIYGGKDYICAFGRDMTQRLEYRNSITTMNRELQKSIDEKEILLKEIHHRVKNNMEIISSLLNMQERRSNDNELKDAMKQSRSRIHTMALVHEFLYLGENLAYINLPDYITKLVEDIKDLYISQNTKLTVDLHIDKLIFSTNRCIQLGMVLHELCVNAFKYAFSENRDNLLCIHMNIIDDFILLKIRDNGDGMKKINSLYKSESIGMQLIHSIVEDQLDGEIEFCNNKGLECNIKFPQKENSYE; via the coding sequence TTGAAATATAAATTTAAAACTCGTTTTTTTAATAATAAAAAAATTGCAAGAAGATTCTCTCTGACTTTTATTTTTACTGGTATTTTAGGCGTTCTTCTTTTAGATAAATTAATTAAAATATTTTTTGAAAATAATGACATAACAAATCAAGGTCCCATTACATTTGTAATACTATTTATGATATCTACTGGGATAATTTTATATATAATGATTAATCATATGCAAAAAGTAATCACTAAAATAGAAAAATCATACAATGAACTAAAACAAAAAGATAAAGATAGATTAGCCCCTTATGAATTTGCTTTAGATAATTCAGTTGACCAAATATATTGGTTCACTCTTGATGCAAAATTTGTTTATGTAAATCAAGCAGCTTGTAACATACTAGGATATACAAAAGAAGAGATGTTAGATATGGACTTAGAAGATATGGATCCAAATTTTGATAGGAACTCCGCACAAGTATGTATGTTAGAAATTAAAAATACAAAAAACTGGAGACTTGAAACAACACAAAGAAAAAAAGATGGAACTATTATTCCAATTGAAGTATCAGGGCACGGATTTATATATGGAGGGAAAGATTATATATGTGCATTTGGAAGAGATATGACACAAAGACTAGAATATAGAAATAGTATAACAACAATGAATAGAGAACTTCAAAAGTCTATTGATGAAAAAGAGATTCTTTTAAAAGAAATTCATCATAGAGTTAAAAATAATATGGAAATAATCTCTTCTTTATTAAATATGCAAGAAAGAAGAAGTAACGATAATGAGTTAAAAGATGCAATGAAACAAAGTAGAAGTAGAATCCATACAATGGCACTAGTTCATGAATTTTTATATTTAGGGGAAAACTTAGCATATATTAACTTACCTGATTATATTACCAAACTAGTTGAAGATATAAAAGATTTATACATATCTCAAAATACAAAACTAACCGTTGATTTACATATTGACAAACTTATTTTTTCAACTAATAGATGTATTCAATTAGGAATGGTATTGCACGAACTTTGTGTAAATGCTTTTAAGTATGCCTTTAGTGAAAATAGAGATAATCTTTTATGTATTCATATGAATATAATTGATGATTTTATATTATTAAAAATAAGAGATAATGGAGATGGTATGAAAAAGATAAATTCTTTATATAAGAGTGAATCAATTGGAATGCAATTAATACATTCCATTGTAGAAGATCAACTTGATGGAGAAATTGAATTTTGTAATAATAAAGGACTAGAGTGTAATATTAAATTTCCTCAAAAGGAGAATAGCTATGAATAA
- a CDS encoding phenol hydroxylase subunit → MSNELITDFDKYVHITNQTKAGLIEFDFSVGDPTMYLELALPVRQFENFCNKNGVKYLTKQQEIDVENDRHKWKYGEVGTLKYEKEQE, encoded by the coding sequence ATGAGTAATGAGTTGATTACAGATTTTGATAAGTATGTTCATATTACAAATCAAACTAAAGCTGGATTAATAGAGTTTGATTTTTCTGTTGGAGATCCAACAATGTATCTTGAACTTGCTTTACCAGTAAGACAATTTGAAAATTTTTGTAATAAAAATGGTGTTAAGTATTTAACTAAACAACAAGAGATTGATGTGGAAAATGACAGACATAAGTGGAAGTATGGCGAAGTTGGAACATTAAAATATGAAAAGGAGCAAGAGTAA
- a CDS encoding MmoB/DmpM family protein — protein MSQNNVMLVLQANEEARPMVEAIQKDNQDAIVENQPAMIKITSPGKLVIKAETMEEIIGREWDPQELQLVLISLAGNVDEDYDHFTIYWDN, from the coding sequence ATGTCACAAAATAATGTAATGTTAGTTCTTCAAGCAAATGAAGAAGCACGTCCTATGGTTGAAGCAATACAAAAAGACAACCAAGATGCAATTGTTGAAAATCAGCCTGCAATGATAAAAATAACATCTCCTGGAAAGTTAGTCATAAAAGCTGAAACTATGGAAGAAATTATTGGACGAGAATGGGATCCTCAAGAACTTCAACTTGTTTTGATTTCACTTGCAGGTAATGTTGATGAAGATTATGATCATTTTACAATCTATTGGGATAACTAG
- a CDS encoding aromatic/alkene/methane monooxygenase hydroxylase/oxygenase subunit alpha, whose product MTMNTKNRKKRLNMKEKYKHMTRLGWETSYQDMDKVFPYDNYEGIKIHDWEAWEDPFRMTMDSYWKYQGEKDKKLYAIIDAFAQNNAQKNITDARYVSALKLFLTGVSPLEYQAHRGFAHVARNFRGDGPRVACQMQAIDELRHVQTQIHTLSHYNKHFNGFSEFAHWHDRVWYLSVPKSFFDDARTAGPFEFMIAIGFSFEYVLTNLLFVPFMSGAAYNGDMATVTFGFSAQSDEARHMTLGLQAIKFMLEQDPANVPIVQGWIDKWTWRGYKVLGLVSMMMDYMLPESPQSWKEAWELYFEENTVALFKDLERYGIKVPDCAGTVAAEKDHLSHQIWMTFYTHGAAAPFHTWLPDEKKMDWLSEKYPDTFDKYYRPVYEHWAKLEKEGKRYYSEMLPQLCQTCQIPMLYTEIEKGEPTQIAHRHTIFNGERFHFCSDHCKDIFENEPEKYTHAWMPVQQIFQGNCGGATLPEVLDWYKVKFGTDNLDYVGSEDEATWKQWHGQE is encoded by the coding sequence ATGACTATGAACACTAAAAATAGAAAAAAACGTTTAAATATGAAAGAAAAATATAAACATATGACAAGACTTGGTTGGGAAACTAGCTACCAAGATATGGATAAAGTTTTTCCTTATGATAATTATGAAGGTATTAAAATTCATGATTGGGAAGCTTGGGAAGACCCATTTAGAATGACAATGGATTCTTACTGGAAATATCAAGGTGAAAAAGATAAAAAGTTATATGCAATTATTGATGCTTTTGCTCAAAATAATGCTCAAAAAAATATTACGGATGCAAGATATGTATCTGCATTAAAATTGTTTTTAACTGGTGTTTCACCATTAGAATATCAAGCTCATAGAGGTTTTGCACATGTTGCAAGAAATTTTAGAGGTGATGGTCCAAGAGTAGCGTGTCAAATGCAAGCAATTGATGAACTAAGACATGTTCAAACTCAAATTCATACTTTAAGCCATTATAACAAACACTTTAACGGATTTTCTGAGTTTGCACATTGGCATGATAGAGTTTGGTATCTTTCTGTTCCTAAATCATTCTTTGATGATGCAAGAACTGCTGGACCATTTGAATTTATGATTGCAATTGGATTTTCATTTGAGTATGTATTAACAAACCTTTTATTTGTACCATTTATGAGTGGAGCTGCTTATAATGGAGATATGGCAACTGTTACATTTGGATTCTCTGCACAATCTGATGAAGCTAGACATATGACATTAGGTCTTCAAGCTATTAAATTTATGTTAGAGCAAGATCCAGCAAATGTTCCAATCGTACAAGGTTGGATTGATAAGTGGACATGGAGAGGTTATAAAGTTTTAGGGCTTGTATCAATGATGATGGATTATATGTTACCTGAATCTCCACAGTCATGGAAAGAAGCATGGGAATTATATTTTGAAGAAAATACTGTTGCACTATTTAAAGATTTAGAAAGATATGGAATCAAAGTTCCTGATTGTGCAGGAACAGTTGCAGCTGAAAAAGATCATTTATCTCATCAAATTTGGATGACATTTTATACTCATGGAGCAGCAGCACCTTTCCATACTTGGTTACCTGATGAAAAGAAAATGGATTGGTTAAGTGAAAAATATCCAGATACATTTGATAAATATTATAGACCAGTATATGAACATTGGGCAAAATTAGAGAAAGAGGGTAAGAGATATTATTCAGAAATGTTACCCCAACTTTGTCAGACTTGTCAGATACCAATGCTTTATACAGAGATTGAAAAAGGTGAACCAACACAAATTGCCCATAGACATACTATCTTCAATGGTGAGAGATTTCATTTTTGTTCTGATCATTGTAAAGACATTTTTGAGAATGAACCTGAAAAATATACCCATGCGTGGATGCCTGTACAACAAATATTCCAAGGAAATTGTGGTGGGGCAACACTTCCAGAAGTTTTAGATTGGTATAAAGTTAAGTTTGGTACAGACAATTTAGATTATGTAGGGTCTGAAGATGAAGCTACATGGAAACAGTGGCATGGGCAAGAATAA
- a CDS encoding phenol hydroxylase subunit P4: MAVKSIGKYEAKMMDAVENFHGNQLVYIGWDKHRLINSAMAFPLPPQMPFGALLSDVMPMCYKDHPDFEQVVWDDSIIWNLNGELFVPDVEKSLQDNGIDHKSILRFETPNLTGLNGVGM, encoded by the coding sequence ATGGCAGTTAAATCAATAGGAAAATATGAAGCGAAAATGATGGATGCAGTTGAAAACTTTCATGGGAATCAACTTGTTTATATAGGATGGGATAAACATAGGCTGATTAATTCAGCTATGGCTTTCCCTTTACCTCCACAAATGCCATTTGGGGCACTGTTAAGTGATGTAATGCCGATGTGTTATAAAGATCATCCAGATTTTGAACAGGTTGTTTGGGATGATTCTATTATTTGGAATTTAAATGGAGAATTATTTGTTCCAGATGTTGAAAAATCTTTACAAGATAATGGAATAGATCATAAATCAATTTTGAGATTTGAAACACCAAATCTTACAGGACTTAATGGCGTAGGAATGTAA
- a CDS encoding NADH:ubiquinone reductase (Na(+)-transporting) subunit F: MSYQVEIEPTGDVIEVQDGQTILDAALRQGVYIPHACSHGLCGTCKVEVLEGEVDYGAASPFALMDIEKDEGKCLACTATPMEDCAIEADIDEEPDARTIPVQDFMGTVVEVKDLTPRIKGIFIELDEEIDFQAGQYIQYYVPGFEEPRAFSLCNSSNNKKIIELNIALVPDGEATPWIHKNVKVGARRKIAGPYGRFFVRESANKPMIFFAGGSGLSSPKSMILEQLENGSTQQIHLFHGARNQEELYYSDMFEKLAEEYENFTYVPVLSDNDLENWNGRTGFVNDAANEIFENDFSGSKAYLCGPPPMIDACITTLMRGRLFDRDIYTEKFFSKADLNSTSVQSPLFKSI; the protein is encoded by the coding sequence ATGAGTTATCAAGTAGAGATAGAGCCAACTGGTGATGTAATTGAGGTTCAAGATGGACAAACTATTCTTGATGCCGCATTAAGACAAGGTGTCTATATCCCACATGCTTGTTCTCATGGTTTATGTGGAACTTGTAAGGTTGAAGTTCTAGAAGGAGAAGTAGATTATGGTGCTGCTTCACCTTTTGCATTGATGGATATAGAGAAAGATGAAGGGAAATGTCTAGCTTGTACTGCAACGCCAATGGAAGATTGTGCGATTGAAGCTGATATTGACGAAGAACCAGATGCTAGAACAATTCCTGTACAGGATTTTATGGGAACAGTTGTTGAGGTAAAAGATTTAACGCCAAGAATTAAAGGAATTTTTATTGAATTAGATGAAGAGATTGATTTTCAAGCAGGACAGTATATTCAATATTATGTTCCTGGATTTGAAGAACCAAGAGCGTTTTCTTTGTGTAATTCATCAAATAATAAAAAAATTATTGAGTTAAATATTGCATTAGTTCCTGATGGTGAAGCAACACCTTGGATACATAAAAATGTAAAAGTAGGTGCAAGAAGGAAAATTGCTGGACCATATGGAAGATTTTTTGTACGAGAATCTGCAAATAAACCAATGATTTTCTTTGCAGGTGGTTCTGGACTTTCAAGTCCAAAATCAATGATTTTAGAACAACTTGAAAATGGAAGTACTCAACAAATACATCTATTTCATGGAGCAAGAAATCAAGAAGAACTTTATTATTCTGATATGTTTGAAAAATTGGCTGAAGAATATGAAAACTTTACATACGTTCCTGTGTTATCAGATAATGATTTAGAGAATTGGAATGGAAGAACAGGTTTTGTAAATGATGCAGCAAATGAGATATTTGAAAATGATTTTTCTGGTTCAAAGGCATATTTATGTGGCCCTCCACCAATGATTGATGCGTGTATTACAACTTTAATGAGAGGAAGACTTTTTGATAGAGATATATATACTGAAAAGTTTTTTTCTAAAGCGGATTTAAATAGTACAAGTGTTCAAAGTCCTCTTTTTAAATCAATCTAG
- a CDS encoding 2Fe-2S iron-sulfur cluster-binding protein, which produces MGEKIFLMTMEGSNKEIIGTKDKHILDAMLAVGIDKAPKGCHGGGCGVCKIKIIKGEVTTLTQSRKFLSVEEEKDGHVLACRAFPLSDLEFEFIGKPKCKVNEKKKYGFV; this is translated from the coding sequence ATGGGCGAAAAAATATTCTTAATGACAATGGAAGGTTCTAATAAAGAGATTATTGGAACAAAAGATAAACACATCTTAGATGCTATGTTAGCTGTTGGAATTGATAAAGCTCCAAAAGGTTGCCATGGCGGAGGATGTGGTGTTTGTAAAATTAAGATAATAAAAGGAGAAGTTACTACTTTAACTCAAAGTAGAAAGTTCTTATCAGTAGAAGAAGAGAAAGATGGTCATGTACTTGCATGTAGAGCATTCCCTCTTTCAGACTTAGAGTTTGAATTTATTGGAAAACCTAAATGTAAAGTTAATGAAAAGAAAAAATACGGATTTGTATAA
- a CDS encoding catechol 2,3-dioxygenase: MGIMRIGHIDINVIDIEVSKAYYTKVMDMRITHEAADGKVYLKCWDEWDKYSVVLTPNDSAGMNNIAYKVEKDSDLDDLKTKLEAYGISVNDRPANEVIFCGRTLTFNLPSGHEMILYSQKDFIGKDVGTQNPEPWPDGMTGVGAHWLDHALLMCELDPENGVNKVTENTKLMEEVFDMKLAEQVMVGPNGDVQLATWLSAGNTPHDIAFVGGPEMGLHHFAFFLDDWADILKAADVLSKNDVKVDVTPQRHGITRGNTIYFFDPSGNRNETFAGLGYAVYPDMPTITWTEDKLWKGIFYHTAQPVESFTTVYT; encoded by the coding sequence ATGGGAATTATGAGAATAGGACATATAGATATTAATGTAATTGATATTGAAGTATCAAAAGCATATTACACAAAAGTAATGGATATGAGAATCACTCATGAGGCTGCAGATGGAAAAGTCTATTTAAAATGCTGGGATGAGTGGGATAAATATTCTGTTGTTTTAACGCCAAATGATAGTGCAGGAATGAATAATATTGCATACAAAGTTGAAAAAGATTCTGATTTAGATGATTTAAAAACAAAGTTAGAAGCTTATGGCATTTCAGTAAATGATAGACCTGCTAATGAAGTAATTTTTTGTGGAAGAACATTAACTTTTAATCTTCCTTCTGGACATGAAATGATTCTTTATTCACAAAAAGATTTCATTGGTAAAGATGTTGGAACTCAAAATCCAGAACCATGGCCTGATGGAATGACTGGAGTAGGTGCTCATTGGTTAGATCATGCTTTATTAATGTGTGAACTTGATCCTGAAAATGGAGTAAATAAAGTTACTGAAAATACAAAATTAATGGAAGAAGTTTTTGATATGAAACTTGCAGAACAAGTTATGGTTGGTCCAAATGGTGATGTTCAGTTAGCAACTTGGCTAAGTGCTGGAAATACTCCCCATGATATTGCATTTGTTGGAGGTCCTGAAATGGGATTACATCATTTTGCATTTTTCTTAGATGATTGGGCAGATATTTTAAAAGCTGCAGATGTCTTATCTAAAAATGATGTAAAAGTAGATGTTACTCCACAAAGACATGGAATTACAAGAGGAAATACAATTTATTTCTTTGATCCATCAGGAAATAGAAATGAGACATTTGCTGGACTTGGTTATGCAGTTTATCCTGATATGCCAACAATTACTTGGACAGAAGATAAATTATGGAAAGGTATTTTCTATCATACTGCACAACCTGTTGAGTCTTTTACAACAGTATATACATAG
- a CDS encoding heme-binding protein, with protein sequence MKTFNHNDISMQAAFAACNEAVKKAEELKIKINVSICDSAGLELAFLRMNGSYIHSINIAKDKAYTSASFGFSTATWTDIFKEASHLEQGFSNRDRLIPFGGGLPIMNENELIGAIGVSGGTEEEDIICAQAGINKIV encoded by the coding sequence GTGAAAACATTTAATCACAATGATATATCTATGCAAGCAGCTTTTGCTGCTTGTAATGAAGCTGTGAAAAAAGCAGAAGAACTTAAGATAAAAATTAATGTAAGTATTTGTGATAGTGCTGGATTAGAACTAGCTTTTTTAAGAATGAATGGTTCATATATTCACTCAATTAATATTGCAAAAGATAAAGCATATACTAGTGCAAGTTTTGGGTTTAGTACTGCTACTTGGACAGATATTTTTAAGGAAGCTTCACACTTAGAACAAGGATTTTCTAATAGAGATAGACTAATACCTTTTGGTGGAGGTCTACCTATTATGAATGAAAATGAACTTATAGGTGCAATTGGAGTTTCTGGAGGAACAGAGGAAGAAGATATTATTTGTGCGCAAGCAGGAATAAATAAAATAGTATAA
- a CDS encoding 2-hydroxymuconic semialdehyde dehydrogenase, whose protein sequence is MKKVQHYINGQFVDSQCGEFFDNYNPATNELISKVALGREYEVNAAVEAARKALTGEWGQMKLNDRIALMYEIANEMDKRFDDFLEAETLDTGKPYSIARHIDIPRGAANFKVFADTMKSVADEAYRMDTPDGKTAMNYSMRQPKGVISVISPWNLPLLLMTWKVGPALACGNTVIVKPSQVTPTTTSLLGEVMSKVGIPDGVYNVVQGKGSITGNLITAHKDIDAITFTGETVTGEKIMKECSVGVRDVSLELGGKNPAIIFEDCDMDKAITETTRSAFANSGQVCLGTERVYVQRPIFDKFVKRLKESAQNLKLGVQNDESSDMGPLVSAAHRDKVLSYYETAVAEGANVVLGGGTPTMTGNLKDGYWVEPTIWTGLSEDATVVKEEVFGPCCHVQPFDTEEEVIKMANNSPYGLASTVFTENLDKAHRVAGQIDSGIVWINSWFLRDLRTPFGGMKGSGIGREGGHHSLEFYTELKNVCIKM, encoded by the coding sequence ATGAAAAAAGTACAACATTATATAAATGGACAATTTGTAGATTCACAATGTGGTGAATTTTTTGATAACTATAACCCAGCAACAAATGAGTTGATTTCAAAAGTAGCTTTAGGACGGGAATATGAAGTAAATGCGGCAGTTGAAGCTGCAAGAAAAGCATTAACTGGGGAATGGGGGCAAATGAAGTTAAATGACAGAATTGCTTTAATGTATGAAATTGCAAATGAAATGGATAAAAGATTTGATGATTTCTTAGAAGCTGAAACTCTTGATACAGGTAAACCATACTCTATTGCCAGACATATTGATATTCCAAGAGGAGCTGCAAACTTCAAAGTATTTGCTGATACCATGAAATCAGTTGCAGATGAAGCATATAGAATGGATACACCAGATGGCAAAACTGCAATGAACTATTCAATGAGACAGCCAAAAGGTGTTATTTCTGTTATTTCTCCTTGGAATTTACCACTTCTTTTAATGACTTGGAAAGTTGGCCCCGCTCTAGCTTGTGGTAATACAGTTATTGTAAAACCTTCTCAAGTAACTCCTACAACAACATCACTTTTAGGTGAAGTAATGTCTAAAGTTGGAATTCCTGATGGAGTTTATAATGTAGTACAAGGAAAAGGGTCTATTACTGGGAATTTAATTACTGCTCATAAAGATATTGATGCTATTACTTTTACAGGTGAAACTGTAACAGGTGAAAAAATTATGAAAGAGTGTTCTGTTGGTGTTAGGGATGTTTCTTTGGAACTTGGTGGTAAAAACCCTGCAATTATCTTTGAAGATTGTGATATGGATAAAGCAATTACTGAAACAACAAGATCAGCCTTTGCAAATTCTGGACAAGTGTGTTTAGGTACAGAAAGAGTTTATGTACAAAGACCAATTTTTGATAAATTTGTCAAAAGATTAAAAGAGTCTGCTCAAAATTTAAAACTTGGAGTTCAAAATGATGAATCATCAGATATGGGTCCATTAGTAAGTGCAGCACATAGAGATAAAGTTTTATCATATTATGAAACAGCAGTTGCTGAAGGTGCAAATGTAGTTTTAGGTGGAGGGACTCCTACAATGACAGGTAACTTAAAAGATGGTTATTGGGTTGAACCAACAATTTGGACAGGCTTAAGTGAAGATGCAACGGTTGTAAAAGAGGAAGTATTTGGACCTTGTTGTCATGTTCAACCATTTGATACAGAAGAAGAAGTTATAAAAATGGCAAATAATTCTCCATATGGTTTAGCTTCTACAGTATTTACTGAAAATCTAGATAAAGCTCATAGAGTTGCAGGACAGATTGATTCAGGAATTGTATGGATTAACTCATGGTTTTTAAGAGATTTAAGAACACCATTTGGTGGGATGAAAGGTTCTGGAATTGGACGTGAGGGTGGTCATCACTCTTTAGAATTCTATACAGAGCTAAAAAATGTATGTATAAAGATGTAA
- the dmpE gene encoding 2-oxopent-4-enoate hydratase — MEKAKIEKYGNELYEALKSNTMIEPITSRESDITIEDAYAIQDVFIKRRIKDDGVKVIGKKIGVTSKVVMDMLGVHQPDFGYLLSDMIYSDGDEIDVTNKMIQPKAEGEIAFVLKEDLMGPGVTTADVLRATKFVMPCFEIVDSRIKDWKIKVQDTVADNASCGYIVFGGQGVNPRDVDLTTCGLTLEANGELLHTGAGAAALGSPVNAVAWLANTLGSFGVGLKAGEVILSGALCAMVTIKPNDNMTINVGGIGSASCRFV; from the coding sequence ATGGAAAAAGCAAAAATTGAAAAATATGGTAATGAATTATATGAAGCTTTAAAATCTAACACAATGATTGAACCTATTACTTCAAGAGAATCAGATATTACAATTGAAGATGCCTACGCAATTCAAGACGTGTTTATCAAAAGAAGAATAAAAGATGATGGTGTAAAAGTTATTGGTAAAAAAATTGGTGTTACATCAAAAGTTGTAATGGATATGTTAGGTGTTCATCAGCCAGATTTTGGATATCTTTTATCTGATATGATTTATTCTGATGGTGATGAAATAGATGTTACAAATAAAATGATTCAACCAAAAGCAGAGGGTGAAATTGCCTTTGTTCTAAAAGAAGATTTAATGGGACCAGGGGTTACAACGGCTGATGTTTTAAGAGCAACAAAATTTGTGATGCCTTGTTTTGAAATTGTTGATTCTAGAATTAAAGATTGGAAAATAAAAGTACAAGATACAGTTGCAGATAATGCTTCTTGTGGATATATAGTATTTGGAGGACAAGGTGTTAATCCTAGAGATGTTGATTTGACAACTTGCGGTTTAACATTAGAAGCGAATGGAGAATTATTACATACAGGAGCAGGTGCCGCTGCTCTAGGAAGTCCTGTAAATGCAGTTGCCTGGCTTGCAAATACTTTAGGCTCTTTTGGAGTTGGTCTAAAAGCTGGTGAGGTAATACTTTCAGGAGCTTTATGTGCGATGGTTACGATTAAACCAAATGATAATATGACTATTAATGTAGGTGGAATTGGTTCTGCTTCTTGTAGATTTGTGTAA
- a CDS encoding acetaldehyde dehydrogenase (acetylating) — MKINCALIGSGNIGTDLMYKLQRSEILNPLWMVGIDPESDGLLKAKEAGMKITSDGVDGLLEYIEDDGVMIAFDATSAYVHGENNRKLKEKGVMVIDLTPAAIGPFCVPSVNMKELLSKNEQNVNMVTCGGQATIPMVAAVSAVQAVEYGEIVATVASKSAGPGTRANIDEFTETTKLGIEKVGGAKLGKAIIILNPAEPPLMMRDTVHCLTVDDPDEEAITKSVNEMISEVQKFVPGYKLKNGPVFDGKKVSIFLEVEGLGDYLPKYAGNLDIITAAATNIAEQMAEQIKAGA, encoded by the coding sequence ATGAAAATTAACTGCGCATTAATTGGATCTGGAAATATAGGAACAGATTTAATGTATAAACTTCAAAGAAGTGAGATTTTAAACCCATTATGGATGGTAGGAATTGATCCAGAATCTGATGGATTATTAAAAGCAAAAGAAGCTGGAATGAAAATTACTTCTGATGGTGTAGATGGATTATTAGAATATATTGAAGATGATGGAGTAATGATTGCTTTTGATGCAACATCAGCTTATGTTCATGGTGAGAATAATAGAAAACTAAAAGAAAAAGGTGTAATGGTTATAGATTTAACACCTGCTGCAATTGGGCCATTTTGTGTTCCTTCTGTAAATATGAAAGAGTTACTTTCTAAAAATGAACAAAATGTAAATATGGTTACTTGTGGAGGGCAAGCTACTATTCCAATGGTAGCGGCTGTATCTGCTGTTCAAGCTGTTGAATATGGCGAGATTGTTGCAACAGTTGCTTCAAAATCAGCAGGTCCAGGAACAAGGGCAAATATTGATGAGTTTACAGAGACTACTAAACTAGGTATAGAAAAAGTTGGTGGTGCAAAACTTGGTAAAGCAATTATAATTTTAAATCCTGCTGAGCCACCTTTAATGATGAGAGATACTGTTCACTGTTTAACAGTTGATGACCCAGATGAAGAAGCTATTACAAAATCTGTAAATGAGATGATAAGTGAAGTTCAAAAGTTTGTACCAGGCTATAAATTAAAAAATGGTCCAGTATTTGATGGAAAAAAAGTATCTATCTTTTTAGAAGTTGAAGGTTTAGGAGATTACTTACCAAAGTATGCGGGTAATCTAGACATTATTACAGCTGCCGCAACAAATATTGCAGAGCAAATGGCTGAACAAATAAAAGCAGGAGCATAA